The following are encoded in a window of Citrobacter freundii genomic DNA:
- the zapD gene encoding cell division protein ZapD — MHTQVLFEHPLNEKMRTWLRIEFLTQQLSVNLPIADYAGALHFFRNIGDLLDVFERGEVRTELLKELERQQRKLQAWVEVPGVDQSRIDALRQQLKSAGSVLISAPRIGQTLREDRLIGLVRQRLSIPGGCCSFDLPTLHIWLHLPQSQRDAQVENWLASLNPLTQALTLVLDLIRNSAPFRKQTSLNGFYQDNGDDADLLRLHLPLDSQLYPQISGHKSRFAIRFMPLDSENGQVPERLDFDLACC; from the coding sequence ATGCACACCCAGGTCCTTTTTGAACACCCTCTCAATGAGAAGATGCGTACATGGCTGCGCATTGAGTTTCTGACCCAGCAACTCTCCGTTAACTTACCCATTGCCGATTATGCAGGCGCACTGCATTTTTTTAGAAATATTGGGGATTTATTGGATGTATTTGAACGCGGCGAAGTCCGTACCGAACTCCTCAAGGAACTGGAACGACAACAGCGTAAACTTCAGGCCTGGGTTGAAGTTCCCGGCGTCGATCAAAGCAGAATAGATGCCCTGCGCCAGCAGTTAAAAAGCGCAGGCAGCGTTTTGATTTCAGCACCGCGTATTGGACAAACGCTACGTGAAGATCGCCTGATTGGTCTTGTACGCCAGCGTTTAAGTATTCCTGGTGGATGCTGCAGTTTTGATTTGCCAACTCTGCATATCTGGCTGCATCTGCCTCAGTCGCAGCGAGATGCGCAGGTTGAAAACTGGCTTGCCAGCCTGAATCCACTGACTCAGGCGCTGACGCTGGTTCTGGATTTAATCCGTAATTCGGCACCGTTCCGTAAACAAACTAGCCTGAACGGTTTTTACCAGGATAACGGTGACGATGCGGATTTGCTACGTTTGCATCTGCCGCTTGATTCACAGCTCTACCCGCAGATATCCGGTCATAAGAGCCGTTTTGCCATTCGTTTTATGCCGCTGGATAGCGAAAATGGCCAAGTACCAGAACGCCTCGATTTTGACCTGGCATGCTGTTAA
- the coaE gene encoding dephospho-CoA kinase (Dephospho-CoA kinase (CoaE) performs the final step in coenzyme A biosynthesis.) yields the protein MRYTVALTGGIGSGKSTVANAFADLGINVIDADIIARQVVEPGTPALNAIAEHFGSELIAADGTLQRRILRERIFSDPDEKSWLNALLHPLIQQETQRQFQQATSPYLLWVVPLLVENSLYKKANRVLVVDVTPETQLRRTMQRDDVTREHVEQILAAQATREARLAVADDVIDNNGAPDAITSDVARLHARYLHCASQFVSQEKP from the coding sequence ATGAGGTATACGGTAGCCTTAACTGGCGGTATTGGCAGTGGTAAAAGTACCGTTGCCAATGCGTTCGCTGACCTCGGAATAAACGTGATTGACGCCGATATTATTGCGCGTCAAGTTGTTGAGCCTGGTACGCCTGCCCTTAACGCGATTGCTGAACATTTTGGCAGTGAACTCATCGCCGCAGATGGCACGTTGCAACGGCGAATTTTACGTGAACGTATTTTTTCCGATCCTGATGAAAAATCCTGGCTGAACGCCCTGCTCCATCCACTGATTCAACAGGAAACTCAGCGCCAGTTTCAGCAAGCGACATCTCCTTATCTGTTATGGGTTGTCCCCCTGCTGGTTGAAAACTCACTGTACAAAAAGGCCAATCGCGTACTCGTGGTGGATGTTACTCCCGAGACCCAGCTCAGACGAACCATGCAGCGTGATGATGTGACACGCGAACATGTTGAACAAATTTTGGCAGCCCAGGCAACACGTGAAGCTCGTCTTGCCGTGGCTGACGATGTTATTGATAATAATGGCGCACCTGATGCCATCACCTCGGATGTCGCCCGCCTGCACGCGCGCTATTTGCACTGCGCGTCGCAGTTTGTCTCACAGGAAAAACCGTAA
- the nadC gene encoding carboxylating nicotinate-nucleotide diphosphorylase: MPPRRYNPDSRRDALLERINLDIPAAVAQALREDLGGDVDARNDITAQLLPEDMRSHATVITREEGVFCGKRWVEEVFIQLAGDDVKISWHVEDGDSIKANQPLFELDGPSRVLLTGERTALNFVQTLSGVASEVRRYVDLLTGTKTQLLDTRKTLPGLRTALKYAVLCGGGANHRLGLSDAFLIKENHIIASGSVRQAVEKAFWLHPDVPVEVEVESLDELDDALKAGADIIMLDNFETDQMREAVKRTNGQARLEVSGNVTYETLREFAETGVDFISVGALTKHVRALDLSMRFR; encoded by the coding sequence ATGCCGCCTCGCCGCTATAACCCTGACTCCCGACGTGACGCGCTGTTGGAACGCATCAACCTGGATATCCCTGCCGCTGTCGCTCAGGCGCTGCGTGAAGATTTAGGCGGCGACGTTGATGCCAGGAACGATATCACTGCACAACTTTTGCCAGAGGATATGCGCTCCCACGCCACCGTGATTACCCGCGAAGAGGGCGTTTTTTGTGGAAAACGTTGGGTGGAAGAGGTCTTTATTCAACTTGCTGGCGATGATGTAAAAATCAGCTGGCACGTTGAAGATGGCGACAGCATTAAAGCGAATCAGCCATTGTTTGAACTGGACGGCCCCTCCCGCGTATTGCTGACCGGCGAACGCACTGCCCTTAACTTTGTGCAGACGTTGTCCGGCGTCGCCAGTGAAGTACGCCGCTACGTCGACCTGCTGACAGGGACAAAGACGCAGCTGCTGGATACGCGTAAAACCCTGCCAGGGCTACGTACCGCGCTAAAATATGCCGTGCTGTGCGGCGGTGGCGCGAATCACCGTCTGGGACTTTCTGACGCTTTCCTGATTAAAGAAAATCACATTATTGCCTCTGGCTCGGTGCGTCAGGCCGTAGAGAAAGCCTTCTGGCTGCATCCGGACGTTCCTGTTGAAGTGGAAGTGGAAAGTCTGGATGAACTGGACGACGCGCTGAAAGCCGGGGCGGACATCATCATGCTCGACAATTTCGAGACCGACCAAATGCGCGAAGCGGTAAAACGGACCAACGGCCAGGCGCGTCTGGAGGTTTCAGGAAACGTCACCTATGAAACGCTGCGTGAATTTGCCGAAACCGGCGTGGATTTCATCTCCGTCGGTGCTCTGACCAAGCATGTGCGCGCGCTCGATCTCTCCATGCGTTTTCGTTAA
- the mutT gene encoding 8-oxo-dGTP diphosphatase MutT, which produces MKILQIAVGIIRNQQKEIFITQRAADAHMANKLEFPGGKIEAGETPEQALIRELQEEVGITPVHSTLFEKLEYAFPDRHITLWFWLVDSWEGEPWGKEGQPAQWVAQSALNAEDFPPANEPVINKLIAG; this is translated from the coding sequence ATGAAAATACTGCAAATTGCCGTTGGGATTATTCGTAATCAGCAAAAAGAGATTTTTATTACTCAGCGTGCCGCGGATGCCCACATGGCGAATAAGCTGGAATTCCCCGGTGGCAAAATTGAAGCCGGCGAAACCCCTGAGCAGGCGCTGATTCGAGAGCTACAGGAAGAAGTCGGGATTACACCCGTTCATAGTACGCTGTTCGAAAAGCTGGAGTACGCGTTCCCGGACCGACACATCACGCTGTGGTTCTGGCTGGTCGACAGCTGGGAAGGTGAGCCATGGGGTAAAGAGGGGCAACCGGCGCAGTGGGTTGCGCAGTCTGCACTGAATGCAGAGGATTTTCCGCCGGCCAATGAACCGGTAATTAACAAGCTGATTGCGGGATAA
- the yacG gene encoding DNA gyrase inhibitor YacG, producing the protein MSEQTIVNCPTCGKPVVWGDASPFRPFCCKRCQLIDLGEWAAEEKRIPSSGDLSESDDWSEEQK; encoded by the coding sequence ATGTCTGAACAAACCATCGTCAACTGCCCAACCTGTGGTAAACCCGTCGTCTGGGGAGACGCGAGTCCGTTTCGCCCATTTTGCTGTAAACGCTGTCAGTTAATCGATTTGGGCGAATGGGCCGCAGAAGAGAAGCGTATTCCCAGCTCCGGCGACTTATCAGAAAGCGATGACTGGAGTGAAGAGCAGAAGTAA
- the ampE gene encoding beta-lactamase regulator AmpE translates to MTLFTTLLVLIVERLFKLGEHWQLDHRTEAFFRRIKHFSMARTLGMTMIAMGVTFLLLRALYGLLFNVPLLVVWILIGVLCIGAGKIRLHYHAYLNAASRNDAHAREAMASELTLIHGVPPECNEREYLRELQNALLWNNFRFYLAPLFWLIVGGAWGPVTLVGYAFLRAWQSWLARYQTPHQRLQSGIDAILHVLDWIPVRLAGVVYALLGHGEKALPAWFASLADLHTSQYQVLTRLAQFSLAREPHTDKVETPKAAVALAKKTSFVVVVIIALLTIYGTLV, encoded by the coding sequence ATGACGCTGTTTACAACATTACTGGTGCTGATCGTTGAGCGCTTGTTTAAGCTGGGTGAACACTGGCAGCTCGATCACCGAACGGAAGCCTTTTTTCGCCGGATTAAGCATTTTTCTATGGCCCGAACCCTTGGCATGACAATGATAGCGATGGGGGTGACATTCCTGCTGCTGCGTGCGCTGTACGGACTGCTGTTTAACGTTCCGCTGCTGGTGGTGTGGATCTTAATTGGCGTGCTGTGCATTGGTGCGGGCAAGATACGCCTGCATTATCATGCGTACCTGAATGCGGCGTCGCGCAATGATGCCCACGCTCGTGAGGCGATGGCCAGCGAGTTAACGCTTATCCATGGCGTCCCGCCGGAGTGCAATGAGCGGGAGTATTTGCGCGAGCTGCAAAATGCGCTGTTGTGGAATAACTTTCGCTTTTATCTGGCACCGCTATTCTGGCTGATTGTCGGCGGTGCGTGGGGACCGGTGACGCTGGTCGGTTATGCCTTTTTACGTGCATGGCAGTCCTGGCTGGCACGCTATCAGACCCCGCATCAGCGTTTGCAGTCGGGAATTGATGCGATCCTGCATGTGCTGGACTGGATCCCCGTGCGGTTGGCGGGTGTGGTTTATGCGCTGTTGGGGCATGGTGAGAAGGCGCTGCCTGCGTGGTTTGCTTCTCTGGCGGATTTGCATACTTCGCAGTATCAGGTGTTAACACGTCTGGCGCAGTTCTCGTTGGCGCGCGAACCGCACACCGATAAAGTCGAAACGCCAAAAGCCGCCGTGGCGCTGGCGAAAAAGACATCGTTTGTGGTGGTGGTGATTATTGCGTTACTGACCATTTATGGGACATTAGTATAG
- the gspE gene encoding type II secretion system protein GspE — protein sequence MNTTQLTALCQRYQGILLDADNDVVHIAVVDAPSHELLDALHFATTRRIDIVCWTRQQMEGHAHKPRQMLPAVIPESSATAAELLTQTLQSALVKRASDIHIEPAQHHYRIRLRVDGVLHTLPEVLTERGIALTARLKVLASLDIAEHRLPQDGQFTVEISGAPISFRIATLPCRYGEKVVLRLLHQVEQALEINALGMQDAQMVAFAQALQQPQGLILVTGPTGSGKTVTLYSALQTRNTPEVNLCSVEDPVEIPIDGVTQTQIHPRAGLTFQGVLRALLRQDPDIIMVGEIRDGETAEIALKAAQTGHLVLSTLHTNSTSETLVRLQQMGVARWMIASALTLVIAQRLVRKLCPHCRQRLDVPVTLPASLWPTPLPRWQAPGCEHCYQGFYGRTALFEVLPITPTVRQLIANGTTADIVESGAHQAGMNSLFENGCQAVERGLTTFEELIRVLGMPHAR from the coding sequence ATGAATACCACGCAACTGACGGCACTATGCCAACGCTATCAAGGAATATTACTGGATGCAGACAATGACGTGGTTCACATCGCCGTCGTGGATGCGCCTTCCCACGAACTGCTGGATGCACTGCATTTTGCCACGACCAGACGCATCGACATCGTGTGCTGGACGCGCCAGCAAATGGAAGGTCATGCGCACAAACCGCGGCAAATGCTGCCAGCGGTCATCCCTGAAAGCAGCGCGACAGCAGCAGAATTACTCACACAGACGCTACAATCCGCGCTGGTAAAACGGGCATCTGATATTCACATTGAGCCCGCACAACATCACTATCGGATACGGCTACGCGTAGATGGCGTGCTGCACACGTTACCGGAGGTGTTGACGGAGAGGGGTATTGCGCTCACCGCAAGGTTAAAAGTGCTGGCCAGTCTGGACATTGCCGAGCACCGACTACCGCAGGATGGGCAATTTACCGTTGAGATTTCAGGTGCCCCCATCTCATTTCGCATTGCGACACTCCCCTGTCGCTACGGAGAAAAAGTGGTGTTACGCCTGCTGCATCAGGTTGAGCAGGCGTTGGAAATTAACGCGCTGGGTATGCAGGACGCGCAGATGGTCGCCTTTGCGCAAGCCTTACAGCAGCCTCAAGGGTTGATTCTGGTCACCGGTCCGACCGGAAGTGGCAAAACGGTCACGCTTTACAGCGCGCTACAAACCCGAAATACCCCGGAGGTGAATCTGTGTAGTGTAGAAGATCCGGTAGAGATCCCGATTGACGGGGTAACTCAGACGCAAATTCACCCGCGCGCAGGCTTGACGTTTCAGGGTGTATTACGTGCACTGCTGCGCCAGGATCCCGACATTATTATGGTGGGTGAAATCCGCGACGGTGAAACAGCAGAGATCGCCCTTAAAGCCGCGCAAACCGGTCATCTGGTTCTTTCAACGCTGCATACTAACTCCACCAGTGAAACACTGGTACGCCTGCAGCAAATGGGCGTCGCCCGATGGATGATCGCCTCCGCGCTGACGCTGGTTATCGCCCAGCGATTAGTCAGAAAACTGTGCCCCCATTGTCGGCAGCGCCTTGATGTCCCGGTCACGCTGCCAGCATCGCTCTGGCCCACGCCGCTTCCGCGCTGGCAGGCTCCAGGCTGCGAACACTGCTATCAGGGATTTTATGGCCGCACGGCGCTGTTTGAAGTTCTGCCCATCACACCCACAGTACGCCAGCTCATCGCTAACGGTACCACTGCTGACATAGTGGAATCCGGCGCCCATCAGGCGGGAATGAATTCACTTTTCGAGAACGGATGTCAGGCGGTTGAAAGAGGGTTAACGACGTTTGAAGAGCTCATCCGTGTACTGGGCATGCCTCATGCCCGTTAA
- the ampD gene encoding 1,6-anhydro-N-acetylmuramyl-L-alanine amidase AmpD, with amino-acid sequence MLLDKGWLAEARRVPSPHYDCRPDDENPSLLVVHNISLPPGEFGGPWIDALFTGTIDPNAHPFFAEIAHLRVSAHCLIRRDGEIVQYVPFDKRAWHAGVSNYQGRERCNDFSIGIELEGTDTLAYTDAQYQQLAAVTHVLIQRYPAIANNITGHCNIAPERKTDPGASFDWERFRALVTPSSHKEMT; translated from the coding sequence ATGTTGTTAGATAAGGGTTGGCTGGCGGAGGCGCGACGCGTTCCTTCTCCTCATTATGATTGCCGCCCGGATGACGAAAACCCTTCTTTGCTGGTAGTGCATAATATTAGCCTGCCGCCGGGTGAATTTGGTGGTCCGTGGATCGACGCGTTATTCACGGGAACAATTGATCCTAACGCCCATCCTTTTTTTGCTGAAATCGCCCATTTGCGCGTTTCGGCCCATTGTCTGATTCGCCGCGATGGTGAAATCGTCCAGTATGTCCCTTTTGATAAACGTGCCTGGCATGCGGGCGTGTCGAACTATCAGGGACGTGAGCGTTGTAATGATTTTTCGATCGGTATTGAGCTGGAAGGGACGGATACGCTGGCCTATACCGATGCGCAGTACCAGCAGTTGGCGGCTGTAACGCATGTCCTGATTCAGCGTTATCCGGCGATTGCCAATAACATAACCGGGCATTGCAATATTGCGCCCGAGCGTAAGACCGATCCTGGCGCGTCTTTTGACTGGGAAAGGTTTCGCGCTCTGGTCACCCCCTCGTCACACAAGGAGATGACATGA
- a CDS encoding GMP reductase produces the protein MRIEEDLKLGFKDVLIRPKRSTLKSRSDVELERQFTFKHSGQKWSGVPIIAANMDTVGTFAMATALASFDILTAVHKHYSVEDWSAFVANASADVIKHVMVSTGTSDTDFEKTKQILALNPALNFICIDVANGYSEHFVQFVSKAREAWPTKTICAGNVVTGEMCEELVLSGADIVKVGIGPGSVCTTRVKTGVGYPQLSAVIECADAAHGLGGMIVSDGGCTMPGDVAKAFGGGADFVMLGGMLAGHEESGGKVVEENGEKFMLFYGMSSESAMTRHVGGVAQYRAAEGKTVKLPLRGPVENTARDILGGLRSACTYVGASRLKELTKRTTFIRVQEQENRIFNSL, from the coding sequence ATGCGTATCGAAGAAGATCTGAAGTTAGGTTTCAAAGACGTTCTTATCCGCCCTAAGCGTTCTACTCTCAAAAGCCGTTCCGATGTTGAGCTGGAACGTCAATTTACCTTTAAACATTCAGGTCAGAAATGGTCCGGCGTGCCAATCATCGCCGCAAATATGGACACTGTCGGAACGTTTGCCATGGCAACCGCGCTTGCCTCTTTCGACATTCTGACTGCTGTACATAAACACTATTCCGTAGAAGACTGGTCTGCTTTCGTTGCGAATGCATCTGCTGATGTCATCAAACACGTGATGGTTTCGACCGGGACATCTGACACCGATTTCGAAAAAACCAAACAAATTCTGGCGCTGAATCCTGCGCTGAACTTCATTTGCATTGATGTGGCAAATGGCTACTCAGAGCATTTCGTTCAGTTTGTGTCGAAAGCACGCGAAGCATGGCCGACGAAAACAATCTGTGCCGGTAATGTGGTGACTGGTGAAATGTGTGAAGAGCTGGTGCTTTCTGGCGCGGATATCGTCAAAGTCGGTATTGGTCCTGGTTCTGTTTGTACCACACGAGTAAAAACCGGCGTGGGCTATCCGCAGCTGTCAGCGGTTATCGAATGTGCGGATGCTGCACACGGTCTGGGCGGTATGATTGTCAGCGATGGCGGTTGCACGATGCCGGGTGACGTGGCAAAAGCGTTTGGCGGCGGTGCAGACTTCGTCATGCTGGGTGGTATGCTGGCCGGTCACGAAGAAAGCGGCGGTAAAGTGGTGGAAGAGAACGGTGAGAAATTTATGCTGTTCTACGGTATGAGCTCTGAGTCCGCCATGACGCGTCACGTGGGTGGTGTTGCCCAGTACCGTGCAGCTGAAGGTAAAACCGTTAAGCTGCCACTGCGAGGTCCGGTTGAGAATACCGCCCGTGATATCCTCGGCGGTCTGCGTTCTGCCTGCACTTACGTCGGTGCGTCTCGTCTGAAAGAGTTGACCAAACGTACAACCTTTATTCGTGTGCAGGAACAAGAAAACCGTATTTTCAATAGCCTGTAA
- the hofC gene encoding protein transport protein HofC — MPVKQLWRWQGINAQGQPAEGALWSDDRPSLVYALQQLHITPIRIKSMRVKTSHWRREQSTEVIHQLATLLKAGLTLCDGLTLLADQHPSNQWQALLRSLAYDMEQGMSLSASLSRWQHVFPPLYQAMIRTGELTGKLDVCCFELARQQTQQQQLTDKVKKALRYPVIILTMAVMVVIAMLHFVLPEFAAIYRTFNTPLPALTQGIMTLAHYSSRWGWMIGLLGLVLGVTYSLIQQKPSWLILRQRFLLRCPVMGPLVRGQKLTQIFTVLALTQNAGIPFLQGLESVAETLACPFWSQRLAQVHRDISAGKPVWQGLKNAGEFSPLCLQLVRTGEASGSLDAMLHNLARHHSENTMSQAENLAALLEPALLVITGLIIGTLVVAMYLPIFHLGDAMSGMG, encoded by the coding sequence ATGCCCGTTAAGCAACTCTGGCGATGGCAAGGCATAAACGCTCAGGGTCAGCCCGCAGAAGGTGCGCTATGGTCGGACGATCGCCCCTCGCTGGTCTATGCGCTGCAACAACTGCACATTACGCCAATTCGTATTAAGAGTATGCGTGTTAAAACCTCGCACTGGCGTAGAGAACAAAGCACGGAAGTCATACACCAGTTAGCCACATTACTGAAAGCAGGGTTGACGCTTTGCGACGGATTAACACTGCTTGCCGACCAGCATCCCAGCAATCAGTGGCAGGCACTACTGCGCTCGCTGGCTTACGACATGGAACAAGGTATGTCACTGTCCGCCTCGCTGTCGCGTTGGCAACACGTTTTTCCGCCACTTTACCAGGCGATGATTCGCACCGGAGAGCTTACCGGCAAACTGGACGTCTGCTGTTTTGAACTGGCCCGCCAGCAGACACAACAGCAGCAGCTGACCGATAAAGTTAAAAAAGCACTGCGTTACCCAGTCATCATTCTCACCATGGCGGTAATGGTCGTCATCGCGATGCTGCACTTTGTACTACCTGAATTTGCCGCCATCTATCGTACGTTCAACACCCCGCTACCGGCGTTAACGCAGGGGATTATGACCCTTGCCCATTACAGCAGTCGATGGGGATGGATGATCGGATTACTCGGCCTGGTGCTGGGGGTGACATATAGCCTGATACAGCAAAAACCGTCCTGGCTTATTCTGCGTCAGCGTTTTTTGCTGCGCTGTCCGGTTATGGGACCGCTGGTCAGGGGCCAAAAACTCACGCAGATCTTCACCGTTCTGGCGTTGACGCAAAACGCGGGAATTCCCTTTCTACAAGGTCTGGAGAGCGTAGCGGAAACCCTCGCCTGCCCTTTCTGGTCACAACGATTAGCGCAGGTACACCGAGACATCAGTGCCGGAAAACCGGTCTGGCAAGGGCTGAAAAATGCTGGAGAATTTAGTCCACTGTGTTTACAGCTGGTGAGAACCGGTGAAGCTTCCGGCTCGCTGGATGCAATGCTGCATAATTTGGCCCGGCATCATAGCGAAAACACAATGTCTCAGGCCGAGAATCTGGCTGCGCTGCTTGAGCCTGCATTGCTTGTGATTACGGGATTAATTATCGGCACGCTGGTAGTGGCGATGTATTTACCGATTTTTCATCTGGGAGATGCGATGAGCGGAATGGGGTAA
- the ppdD gene encoding prepilin peptidase-dependent pilin: MDKQRGFTLIELMVVIGIIAILSAIGIPAYQNYLRKAALTDMLQTFVPYRTAVELCALEHGGTDTCDAGANGIPSPATTRYVSDMSVEKGVVSLTGQESLNGLSVTLTPNWDNANGITGWSRNCNIQNDGALQQACEDVFRFDAN, translated from the coding sequence ATGGACAAGCAACGAGGCTTCACGCTTATCGAACTGATGGTGGTCATTGGCATCATTGCCATTCTCAGCGCCATCGGTATTCCGGCTTATCAGAACTATCTACGTAAGGCGGCACTGACCGACATGCTGCAAACCTTTGTCCCCTATCGTACTGCTGTCGAGCTCTGCGCGCTGGAGCATGGTGGTACGGATACCTGTGATGCCGGGGCCAATGGTATTCCCTCTCCTGCCACCACGCGCTATGTCTCCGACATGAGCGTCGAAAAAGGCGTCGTCAGCCTCACCGGGCAGGAAAGCCTCAACGGTCTGAGCGTCACCCTGACGCCCAACTGGGACAATGCCAACGGTATTACCGGCTGGAGCCGTAATTGCAACATCCAAAATGACGGTGCTTTGCAGCAGGCCTGTGAAGACGTTTTCCGTTTTGATGCCAACTAA